The Rhododendron vialii isolate Sample 1 chromosome 6a, ASM3025357v1 genome includes a window with the following:
- the LOC131330910 gene encoding sesquiterpene synthase Cop-like — MDEHMAIALLSCGYQSVSTMSLIGMGELATKEAFDWVSSYPLIVHASSVVCRLMDDMAGHKHEQERGHLASSIECYMKQYGATEEEAIVEFQKRVTNAWKDMNSECLHPTPIPMPLLQLPLNLARIIYVLYNGGDNYTHSGTKLKGFVTLVLVDSVPT, encoded by the exons ATGGACGAGCATATGGCAATTGCACTATTGAGTTGTGGCTACCAATCTGTTTCAACCATGTCCTTAATTGGAATGGGAGAGTTGGCAACCAAAGAGGCCTTTGATTGGGTGTCTAGTTATCCTTTGATTGTTCATGCTTCATCAGTGGTTTGCAGGCTCATGGATGACATGGCTGGCCACAAG CATGAGCAAGAAAGAGGTCACCTAGCCTCCTCAATTGAATGCTACATGAAACAATATGGTGCAACAGAAGAAGAGGCTATTGTTGAATTCCAGAAACGAGTTACAAATGCATGGAAGGACATGAACTCAGAGTGCCTCCACCCAACCCCTATCCCGATGCCTCTTCTCCAGCTACCTCTCAACCTTGCACGAATTATTTATGTTTTATACAATGGTGGAGATAATTACACCCATTCTGGAACCAAGCTCAAGGGATTTGTGACCTTAGTACTCGTTGATTCTGTGCCAACTTGA
- the LOC131330901 gene encoding (-)-germacrene D synthase-like: MEFSSIPTALLTSSKAPAPVKVTRRRPESVFHPSVWGDHFLAYSSADMEVDINMKQNHQQLKENVRKQLVEAKGKYSQQLDLIDAIQRLGVAYHFETEIDQGLHQMYETYHQSGHKNINNDEDLYISALSFRLFRQQGYVVSCDVFNKLKDSEGKFKESLIGGVRGLLSLYEATFLSVHQEYILDEAMEFTATCLNSALPNLSNNPIAAQVVHALYQPIHKGMTRLESRRYISFYEKDDSHNKVLLDFAKLDFNLLQKLHQRELSEITRWWKDLDVPRKLPFARDRVVELYFWMLGVYYEPQYIFGVRILTKVLSLISLIDDTYDASNATIEELVLFNDAIQRWEVSTLDQLPDYMKLVYQTVLDTYNIIDDEMAKQGRSYGVKYAKSALKDLVGVYLTEAKWYHEGYVPSMDEHMPVTLLSCGHQAISTLSLIGMGELATKEAFDWMSSFPLIVHASSVVCRLVDDVLGHKFEQERGHVASSVECYMKQYGATEEEAIIEFQKRVQNAWKDMNSECLRPTSVPIPLLRPPLNLARAMYVLFKDGDHYTNSETMFKGFVTLVLVDPVPT; the protein is encoded by the exons ATGGAATTCTCTTCTATCCCAACTGCTTTATTAACCTCAAGCAAGGCACCCGCACCCGTTAAAGTCACACGACGTCGCCCAGAATCAGTTTTTCATCCTAGCGTTTGGGGAGATCATTTCCTTGCCTACTCTTCTGCTGACATG gaAGTGGATATCAACATGAAGCAAAATCATCAACAGCTTAAAGAAAATGTGAGAAAGCAACTAGTGGAAGCAAAGGGTAAATATTCACAACAATTAGACCTTATTGATGCAATCCAACGCCTAGGCGTAGCCTACCATTTCGAAACAGAGATTGACCAAGGATTACATCAAATGTATGAAACCTATCATCAAAGTGGTCACAAAAATATCAACAATGATGAGGATCTTTACATTTCTGCTCTCTCATTCCGATTATTTAGACAACAAGGATATGTTGTCTCTTGTG ATGTATTCAACAAACTCAAGGACAGTGAAGGAAAATTTAAGGAATCGTTGATTGGTGGTGTGAGAGGATTATTGAGTTTGTACGAAGCTACATTTCTGAGCGTGCATCAAGAATATATACTAGATGAAGCAATGGAATTTACCGCCACTTGCCTCAATTCTGCACTACCAAACTTGAGCAATAATCCAATCGCAGCACAAGTAGTTCATGCTCTATATCAGCCCATCCACAAGGGCATGACAAGGCTCGAGTCAAGGCGTTATATTTCCTTCTATGAAAAAGATGATTCCCACAACAAAGTTCTATTGGATTTTGCGAAATTAGATTTCAACTTATTGCAGAAATTGCACCAGAGGGAGTTGAGCGAAATCACAAG GTGGTGGAAAGATTTGGACGTTCCAAGGAAATTACCTTTTGCAAGAGACAGAGTGGTGGAGTTGTACTTTTGGATGTTGGGAGTGTACTATGAGCCCCAATATATTTTTGGTGTAAGGATTCTAACCAAAGTGCTTTCCTTGATTTCCCTTATCGATGACACGTATGATGCTAGCAATGCTACCATCGAAGAACTTGTGCTCTTCAATGATGCAATTCAAAG GTGGGAAGTCAGTACCTTGGATCAACTTCCGGACTATATGAAACTTGTTTATCAAACAGTTTTGGATACTTACAACATTATTGATGATGAAATGGCCAAGCAAGGAAGATCATATGGAGTCAAATACGCAAAATCCGCA TTGAAAGATTTGGTTGGAGTATACTTGACTGAAGCCAAATGGTATCACGAAGGCTACGTTCCAAGTATGGACGAGCATATGCCAGTTACACTATTGAGTTGTGGCCACCAAGCTATTTCAACCCTTTCCCTTATTGGAATGGGAGAGTTGGCGACCAAAGAGGCCTTTGATTGGATGTCTAGTTTTCCTTTGATTGTTCATGCTTCATCAGTGGTTTGCAGGCTCGTGGATGACGTATTGGGCCACAAG TTTGAGCAAGAAAGAGGTCATGTAGCCTCGTCAGTTGAATGCTACATGAAACAATATGGTGCAACAGAAGAAGAAGCTATCATTGAATTCCAGAAACGAGTTCAAAATGCATGGAAAGACATGAACTCAGAGTGCCTCCGCCCAACCTCTGTCCCGATTCCTCTCCTCCGGCCACCTCTCAACCTTGCACGAGCTATGTATGTTTTATTCAAGGATGGCGATCATTACACCAACTCTGAAACCATGTTCAAGGGATTTGTGACTTTAGTACTTGTTGATCCTGTGCCAACTTGA